The following are encoded in a window of Dioscorea cayenensis subsp. rotundata cultivar TDr96_F1 chromosome 16, TDr96_F1_v2_PseudoChromosome.rev07_lg8_w22 25.fasta, whole genome shotgun sequence genomic DNA:
- the LOC120279258 gene encoding uncharacterized protein LOC120279258 isoform X2 — MDKGKERSRGHWRGKDLRRYIRRKSSDLPRSSLDLLKNCSVEGHSKLLLSLKESSSSGRLNEANNQVCDIGAEQEIEIQMPKMKKPNSAADPANLVTEEDSTRSRQHLPVLNCMDSDRREQSHRNIGGNGCENVELSRHDSLPQISSKEKSGPQQDSNPPLHEQSHFDGDQIVCVETGNDDDADGYRVVPTNPGVNADKAARIYVDLDSMADDWTEKNLCVKCNKNGPMFNCSDNSCLMAVHEKCLGTSPYFDERGFYYCPPCSYKITTTAYRKAKLTMLRAREALSAFLSKDSIQDKLKGTVSVGVPREVNQPGVTVDLEKGEASKVSCEGDKGDVSCADLIFRRSGYETVNDHIESMQLQSHNATVTHAAENDGVNCIREERDVPQKGFVVEKGEASKVSYDGDKGDIFCTDLVLRRSGCKTANDHVEFMQLQIHNATVTHAAESDGMDCSNEERDVPHKGFVVEENHHGSKQLQPHNAIVTPTADNDDTNCNNEEMVVPQEGLVVEENHHGSKQLQFHNAIVTPTIADADTNYINEERDVPHESFVAEENQHSEPDADNDSRNLHCHDLNSVQTRNEHGSVAVEGKQHNEDNGDTVNMLRDNEPPETIMNFHTENTTDPGSLVLPTSGNHAKRRKLDLEMENHTPRVPAIAKEEKKLSSDNANKRQTQNKRYSNPIVSLGRRTRLHWTAEEEEILKTAVQKFANDGERTLPWTKILDFGRHIFHKTRQPGDLKDKWRNIRNKEASKGMER, encoded by the exons ATGGATAAGGGTAAGGAAAGGAGTAGAGGTCATTGGCGAGGGAAGGACCTTCGGCGATATATACGCCGGAAGTCATCAGATTTACCAAGGTCATCTCTTGATTTG TTGAAGAATTGTAGTGTAGAAGGCCACTCGAAGCTTCTGTTGTCCTTGAAGGAGTCTAGTAGCTCGGGCAGATTGAATGAAGCTAACAATCAGGTCTGTGATATTGGTGCTGAGCAGGAGATAGAAATCCAAATGCCAAAAATGAAAAAGCCTAATTCCGCAGCTGATCCAGCCAATTTGGTCACTGAAGAAGATTCTACTAGATCTAGACAACATTTACCTGTGTTGAATTGCATGGATAGTGATAGAAGAGAGCAATCACATAGAAATATTGGTGGTAATGGCTGTGAAAATGTGGAGTTATCAAGGCATGATTCCTTACCCCAGATCTCAAGTAAAGAAAAGAGTGGTCCTCAGCAAGACTCTAATCCGCCTCTCCATGAGCAAAGCCATTTTGATGGTGATCAGATTGTTTGTGTGGAAACAggtaatgatgatgatgctgatggtTATCGTGTTGTGCCTACAAATCCTGGTGTGAATGCTGATAAAGCTGCCAGAATTTATGTAGATCTTGATTCTATGGCTGATGATTGGACCGAAAAAAATTTGTGTGTGAAATGTAATAAAAATGGTCCAATGTTTAATTGTAGTGACAATAGCTGTTTGATGGCGGTTCATGAAAAGTGCTTAGGAACATCACCTTATTTTGACGAAAGAGGATTTTACTATTGTCCTCCTTGTTCATACAAAATAACCACCACTGCATATCGCAAAGCAAAGTTGACAATGCTGCGAGCCAGGGAAGCTCTGTCAGCTTTTTTGAGCAAGGATTCAATTCAAGATAAACTAAAGGGGACAGTATCTGTCGGAGTTCCAAGAGAAGTTAATCAACCTGGGGTCACTGTAGATTTGGAAAAAGGAGAAGCTTCTAAAGTCTCATGTGAGGGTGATAAAGGTGATGTCTCTTGTGCTGATTTGATCTTTAGGAGATCTGGTTATGAAACCGTGAATGACCACATTGAGTCCATGCAATTGCAATCTCATAATGCAACAGTGACACACGCAGCTGAGAATGATGGCGTGAACTGCATCAGGGAGGAGAGGGATGTTCCTCAGAAAGGTTTTGTTGTGGAAAAAGGAGAAGCTTCTAAAGTTTCATATGATGGTGATAAGGGTGATATCTTTTGTACTGATTTGGTATTAAGGAGATCTGGCTGTAAAACTGCAAATGACCACGTTGAGTTCATGCAATTGCAAATTCATAATGCGACAGTGACACACGCTGCTGAGAGTGATGGCATGGACTGCAGCAACGAGGAGAGGGATGTTCCTCATAAAGGTTTTGTTGTGGAAGAGAACCACCATGGATCTAAACAATTACAGCCTCATAATGCGATAGTGACACCTACTGCTGACAATGACGACACAAACTGCAACAATGAGGAGATGGTTGTTCCTCAGGAAGGTCTTGTTGTGGAAGAGAACCACCATGGGTCTAAACAATTGCAATTTCATAATGCAATAGTGACACCTACTATTGCGGATGCTGATACAAACTATATTAACGAGGAGAGAGATGTTCCTCATGAAAGTTTTGTTGCAGAAGAAAACCAGCATTCTGAACCTGATGCAGATAATGATAGCAGGAATTTGCACTGCCATGATTTGAATTCTGTTCAGACAAGAAATGAACATGGGTCTGTGGCTGTTGAAGGCAAACAACATAATGAAGATAATGGGGATACAGTAAACATGCTAAGAGATAATGAGCCACCTGAAACTATTATGAACTTCCACACAGAGAACACCACTGACCCAGGATCTTTAGTTTTACCAACTAGTGGGAATCATGCCAAGAGGAGAAAACTTGATTTAGAGATGGAGAATCATACTCCACGTGTGCCTGCTATAGCAAAGGAGGAAAAGAAACTGTCTTCTGATAACGCCAACAAACGTCAAACTCAAAACAAGCGCTA ctCAAACCCAATCGTATCTCTTGGAAGGCGGACAAGACTTCATTGGACAGCCGAAGAGGAAGAAATCCTtaaa
- the LOC120278996 gene encoding uncharacterized protein At1g51745-like — MGGSEVSEGGIGLDCSVGTIVWVRRRNGSWWPGRILGSEELSASHLMSPRSGTPVKLLGREDASVDWYNLEKSKRVKAFRCGEFDACIERAEASQGIPIKKREKYARREDAILHALELEKQQLDMKQKESGPIPNGANNKTSGSWKRDLHHFPSERHMKNDDLKSHGKSANHKSQIPSRKVALPQREDNMGNSLYADKGKNGKQFSEDAPEAMPRMRGLQDFGLMTAPSKRRFSQVVGWETSRKPVDNHLQLISNSQNAMEIAGHVGGSKNITPIKRKRSQAGPIEESLVKRRDRRRPLVQVLQSSVKLLDSSSFRPDENAEVTKQVEADPVGAICRAKRSKCVYLPADSGDSLDHLGYPLGQMPVVESQFRMDSLGEEYTSTGLIESSGSDTSETDYLELNAGEDLNPLSDDLPGSNSIRQISYVSGNEISESIGNLNDNEVCLADYSPQLHPTEQIADASKEVGVSKWHMKGKRNIRHVGKKPTDAVDGKVTVSSNGLVRQTINDNKGNRSKMRRPESSNQKQLGRDSQPKKEDFSFAYDEVDLLGNGSGHTDAIGFGNRRSPLALKAIKDRGRTHIGFVDSDNDSHVISPSGWDPEGLYGLPQSSYWDESDEHVDPVYTDHVDELLQPMLVEVDLKVQPASYQGEHVPLVSLMSRLNGKAIVGHPIQIEILEDGFTSSLLLRTDGGLDDGTTSQPVWRTARRTAMQRVPRTNPVTALEGDSTELRQIPVREGKTPSKKAYSTHQAKLAKKSISRSRRSSGKLERKLFKKVSLSSQKTRMLSSIATEHKHGGEISGKKRHRSNDLLGGLLKPEGAVPLVTCVPVKVVFSRIMEAVGRPSFTAHRARMTSTSVRNPSGP, encoded by the exons atgggGGGGTCAGAGGTGTCTGAGGGGGGGATCGGACTGGATTGTAGTGTGGGGACGATTGTGTGGGTTCGGAGGAGGAATGGTTCGTGGTGGCCTGGGAGGATTCTAGGGTCTGAAGAGTTGTCCGCGTCGCACCTCATGTCGCCGAGATCCGGGACTCCGGTTAAGCTTCTTGGACGGGAGGATGCCAGCGT cgACTGGTACAATCTAGAGAAATCCAAACGTGTGAAGGCTTTTCGTTGTGGGGAATTTGATGCTTGTATTGAAAGGGCTGAAGCTTCCCAGGGCATTCCTATAAAGAAGCGAGAGAAATATGCACGTCGAGAAGATGCTATTCTTCATGCATTAGAGCTTGAGAAACAACAGCTTGATATGAAGCAAAAAGAATCAGGACCAATCCCCAATGGTGCAAACAATAAAACATCAGGATCTTGGAAACGAGATCTTCATCATTTTCCTTCAGAACGTCACATGAAGAATGATGATCTGAAAAGTCATGGTAAATCTGCAAATCACAAATCCCAGATACCTTCCAGAAAAGTAGCTTTGCCACAACGTGAAGATAATATGGGTAATTCTTTGTATGCTGACAAGGGGAAAAATGGTAAGCAATTCAGTGAAGATGCCCCTGAAGCCATGCCCCGGATGCGAGGACTACAAGATTTTGGGCTTATGACTGCCCCATCAAAGAGGAGGTTCTCTCAAGTTGTCGGATGGGAAACTTCTAGAAAGCCTGTTGATAACCATTTACAACTTATTTCTAATTCTCAGAATGCAATGGAAATTGCAGGACATGTTGGTGGCAGCAAAAATATCACGCCCATAAAAAGGAAAAGGTCACAAGCTGGCCCGATTGAAGAGTCTCTTGTTAAAAGGCGTGATAGACGACGACCACTTGTTCAAGTATTGCAGAGTAGTGTGAAGCTACTAGATTCATCGTCTTTTCGCCCTGATGAAAATGCTGAGGTAACTAAGCAAGTAGAAGCAGACCCTGTGGGTGCTATATGCCGAGCGAAAAGGAGCAAATGCGTCTACCTACCTGCTGACTCGGGTGATTCTTTGGATCATTTGGGATATCCTCTTGGGCAAATGCCAGTTGTAGAATCGCAGTTTAGAATGGATTCTTTGGGAGAGGAGTATACATCTACTGGATTGATCGAGTCTAGTGGTTCTGATACATCTGAGACAGATTATTTAGAACTGAACGCAGGGGAGGATTTGAACCCACTGTCAG ATGATTTGCCTGGATCTAATTCTATTAGGCAAATAAGTTACGTATCTGGCAATGAAATCTCTGAAAGTATTGGTAATTTGAATGATAATGAGGTGTGCCTTGCTGATTACTCGCCACAGTTGCATCCAACTGAGCAGATTGCTGATGCTTCAAAAGAGGTGGGGGTTTCAAAATGGCATATGAAAGGGAAACGCAACATTAGACATGTGGGGAAGAAACCTACAGACGCTGTTGATGGAAAAGTTACTGTTTCAAGTAATGGTCTGGTCAGGCAAACAATAAATGATAACAAGGGAAACCGATCTAAAATGCGAAGACCTGAATCCTCCAACCAAAagcaattaggaagagattctcAACCAAAAAAAGAGGACTTCAGCTTTGCTTATGATGAGGTTGATCTGTTGGGCAATGGCTCAGGCCATACTGATGCTATTGGGTTTGGGAATCGAAGAAGCCCATTGGCTTTAAAAGCTATCAAAGATCGAGGGAGGACCCACATTGGTTTTGTTGATTCTGATAATGATTCTCATGTCATATCCCCATCAGGTTGGGATCCTGAAGGCTTGTATGGTCTGCCTCAGAGCTCTTATTGGGATGAATCAGATGAGCATGTTGATCCTGTTTACACTGATCATGTGGATGAACTACTACAGCCCATGTTGGTAGAAGTGGATCTGAAGGTTCAGCCAGCGAGCTATCAGGGGGAACATGTTCCTCTGGTTTCATTGATGAGCCGATTGAATGGAAAGGCAATTGTAGGGCATCCTATCCAAATTGAAATTCTAGAGGATGGTTTCACCAGTTCACTTCTTTTGAGGACGGACGGTGGTCTTGATGATGGTACTACATCCCAACCTGTCTGGAGAACTGCCAGAAGAACTGCAATGCAGAGAGTTCCCCGGACCAACCCAGTCACAGCATTGGAAGGGGATAGTACTGAACTACGTCAAATCCCAGTTCGTGAGGGCAAAACACCTTCTAAAAAGGCATACTCTACTCATCAGGCCAAGTTGGCAAAGAAAAGCATATCTCGTAGTCGCCGTTCTTCAGGAAAGTTAGAGCGGAAGCTTTTCAAGAAAGTCAGTTTGTCTAGCCAGAAAACAAGGATGCTATCATCTATTGCAACTGAGCACAAGCATGGTGGTGAAATCAGTGGTAAAAAGCGTCACAGAAGCAATGACTTATTGGGTGGATTGCTTAAACCTGAAGGAGCTGTGCCCCTGGTAACATGTGTCCCTGTGAAGGTTGTCTTCAGCAGGATAATGGAAGCAGTGGGCAGGCCATCTTTCACAGCCCACCGTGCTCGGATGACTAGCACCTCCGTAAGAAATCCATCAGGGCCATAA
- the LOC120279258 gene encoding uncharacterized protein LOC120279258 isoform X1 — protein sequence MPSDELSDHGAGLTSDSGELLPWLWSIETLAEENWCDASIVQACIDRVPNFWDKASDCIKEKVILRYLRELLNSGAFGSSQFLPLDSDSREVENVPSSEVLCRLLRKASSLCNSTKGMDKGKERSRGHWRGKDLRRYIRRKSSDLPRSSLDLLKNCSVEGHSKLLLSLKESSSSGRLNEANNQVCDIGAEQEIEIQMPKMKKPNSAADPANLVTEEDSTRSRQHLPVLNCMDSDRREQSHRNIGGNGCENVELSRHDSLPQISSKEKSGPQQDSNPPLHEQSHFDGDQIVCVETGNDDDADGYRVVPTNPGVNADKAARIYVDLDSMADDWTEKNLCVKCNKNGPMFNCSDNSCLMAVHEKCLGTSPYFDERGFYYCPPCSYKITTTAYRKAKLTMLRAREALSAFLSKDSIQDKLKGTVSVGVPREVNQPGVTVDLEKGEASKVSCEGDKGDVSCADLIFRRSGYETVNDHIESMQLQSHNATVTHAAENDGVNCIREERDVPQKGFVVEKGEASKVSYDGDKGDIFCTDLVLRRSGCKTANDHVEFMQLQIHNATVTHAAESDGMDCSNEERDVPHKGFVVEENHHGSKQLQPHNAIVTPTADNDDTNCNNEEMVVPQEGLVVEENHHGSKQLQFHNAIVTPTIADADTNYINEERDVPHESFVAEENQHSEPDADNDSRNLHCHDLNSVQTRNEHGSVAVEGKQHNEDNGDTVNMLRDNEPPETIMNFHTENTTDPGSLVLPTSGNHAKRRKLDLEMENHTPRVPAIAKEEKKLSSDNANKRQTQNKRYSNPIVSLGRRTRLHWTAEEEEILKTAVQKFANDGERTLPWTKILDFGRHIFHKTRQPGDLKDKWRNIRNKEASKGMER from the exons atgccCTCCGACGAACTATCCGACCACGGCGCCGGCCTGACCTCCGACAGCGGCGAACTCTTGCCTTGGCTCTGGTCCATTGAAACCCTAGCGGAGGAAAACTGGTGTGATGCCTCCATTGTACAAG CTTGTATTGATAGGGTTCCGAATTTCTGGGATAAGGCCTCCGATTGCATCAAGGAGAAGGTCATCTTGAGATATTTGCGGGAACTCTTGAATTCTGGAGCTTTTGGTTCCTCCCAGTTTTTGCCTTTGGATTCTGATAGTCGAGAAGTTGAGAATGTGCCTAGCTCGGAGGTTCTTTGCCGCCTTCTCCGTAAG GCATCTTCTTTGTGTAACTCTACTAAGGGTATGGATAAGGGTAAGGAAAGGAGTAGAGGTCATTGGCGAGGGAAGGACCTTCGGCGATATATACGCCGGAAGTCATCAGATTTACCAAGGTCATCTCTTGATTTG TTGAAGAATTGTAGTGTAGAAGGCCACTCGAAGCTTCTGTTGTCCTTGAAGGAGTCTAGTAGCTCGGGCAGATTGAATGAAGCTAACAATCAGGTCTGTGATATTGGTGCTGAGCAGGAGATAGAAATCCAAATGCCAAAAATGAAAAAGCCTAATTCCGCAGCTGATCCAGCCAATTTGGTCACTGAAGAAGATTCTACTAGATCTAGACAACATTTACCTGTGTTGAATTGCATGGATAGTGATAGAAGAGAGCAATCACATAGAAATATTGGTGGTAATGGCTGTGAAAATGTGGAGTTATCAAGGCATGATTCCTTACCCCAGATCTCAAGTAAAGAAAAGAGTGGTCCTCAGCAAGACTCTAATCCGCCTCTCCATGAGCAAAGCCATTTTGATGGTGATCAGATTGTTTGTGTGGAAACAggtaatgatgatgatgctgatggtTATCGTGTTGTGCCTACAAATCCTGGTGTGAATGCTGATAAAGCTGCCAGAATTTATGTAGATCTTGATTCTATGGCTGATGATTGGACCGAAAAAAATTTGTGTGTGAAATGTAATAAAAATGGTCCAATGTTTAATTGTAGTGACAATAGCTGTTTGATGGCGGTTCATGAAAAGTGCTTAGGAACATCACCTTATTTTGACGAAAGAGGATTTTACTATTGTCCTCCTTGTTCATACAAAATAACCACCACTGCATATCGCAAAGCAAAGTTGACAATGCTGCGAGCCAGGGAAGCTCTGTCAGCTTTTTTGAGCAAGGATTCAATTCAAGATAAACTAAAGGGGACAGTATCTGTCGGAGTTCCAAGAGAAGTTAATCAACCTGGGGTCACTGTAGATTTGGAAAAAGGAGAAGCTTCTAAAGTCTCATGTGAGGGTGATAAAGGTGATGTCTCTTGTGCTGATTTGATCTTTAGGAGATCTGGTTATGAAACCGTGAATGACCACATTGAGTCCATGCAATTGCAATCTCATAATGCAACAGTGACACACGCAGCTGAGAATGATGGCGTGAACTGCATCAGGGAGGAGAGGGATGTTCCTCAGAAAGGTTTTGTTGTGGAAAAAGGAGAAGCTTCTAAAGTTTCATATGATGGTGATAAGGGTGATATCTTTTGTACTGATTTGGTATTAAGGAGATCTGGCTGTAAAACTGCAAATGACCACGTTGAGTTCATGCAATTGCAAATTCATAATGCGACAGTGACACACGCTGCTGAGAGTGATGGCATGGACTGCAGCAACGAGGAGAGGGATGTTCCTCATAAAGGTTTTGTTGTGGAAGAGAACCACCATGGATCTAAACAATTACAGCCTCATAATGCGATAGTGACACCTACTGCTGACAATGACGACACAAACTGCAACAATGAGGAGATGGTTGTTCCTCAGGAAGGTCTTGTTGTGGAAGAGAACCACCATGGGTCTAAACAATTGCAATTTCATAATGCAATAGTGACACCTACTATTGCGGATGCTGATACAAACTATATTAACGAGGAGAGAGATGTTCCTCATGAAAGTTTTGTTGCAGAAGAAAACCAGCATTCTGAACCTGATGCAGATAATGATAGCAGGAATTTGCACTGCCATGATTTGAATTCTGTTCAGACAAGAAATGAACATGGGTCTGTGGCTGTTGAAGGCAAACAACATAATGAAGATAATGGGGATACAGTAAACATGCTAAGAGATAATGAGCCACCTGAAACTATTATGAACTTCCACACAGAGAACACCACTGACCCAGGATCTTTAGTTTTACCAACTAGTGGGAATCATGCCAAGAGGAGAAAACTTGATTTAGAGATGGAGAATCATACTCCACGTGTGCCTGCTATAGCAAAGGAGGAAAAGAAACTGTCTTCTGATAACGCCAACAAACGTCAAACTCAAAACAAGCGCTA ctCAAACCCAATCGTATCTCTTGGAAGGCGGACAAGACTTCATTGGACAGCCGAAGAGGAAGAAATCCTtaaa